From Oreochromis niloticus isolate F11D_XX linkage group LG1, O_niloticus_UMD_NMBU, whole genome shotgun sequence, a single genomic window includes:
- the cart3 gene encoding cocaine- and amphetamine-regulated transcript protein-like, which produces MLPCTGTMQSSRLLSGALLCALLLLSSAAGAEVLDSESEEELSPRALRDFYPKGPNLTSEKQLLGALQEVLEKLQAKRLPLWEKKFGQVPTCDIGEQCAVRKGARIGKMCDCPRGAFCNFFLLKCL; this is translated from the exons ATGCTGCCGTGCACCGGGACCATGCAGAGCTCCAGGCTGCTCAGCGGGGCGCTCCTGTGCgcactgctgctgctctccaGCGCCGCTGGAGCCGAAGTGTTGGACTCCGAGTCCGAGGAGGAGCTGAGCCCCAGAGCCCTGCGTGACTTCTACCCCAAAGGTCCGAACCTGACCAGCGAGAAGCAGCTG CTCGGAGCTCTCCAAGAAGTTTTGGAAAAGCTGCAGGCTAAACGGCTGCCGTTATGGGAAAAGAAATTTGGCCAAGTCCCAAcg tgTGACATCGGGGAGCAGTGCGCTGTGCGGAAAGGCGCTCGAATCGGCAAGATGTGCGACTGTCCCCGGGGAGCTTTCTGCAACTTCTTCCTGCTGAAGTGCTTATGA